CGCCGATCCGGATGTCCGCGGCCTCCGCGCGCAGCACGGCGTTGAACCACACGCTGGATCCGGCCCCGAGCGTCACGCGCCCGACGACGCGCGCGCCCGCGGCCACGAGGGCGTCGGGCTCGATGCCGGGCGCGGGCGATCCGGGGAGCGCGCGGACGGTGGCCTGGGGATCGACGGTCATGCCGCCAGGGTAGGCCGCGGGGTCAGGCGCGCGGGCGCATCCGGGCGCCCCGGTCCATGGGCGCGAAGCCGGCGGCGACGTACGCGTCCCACGGCGCCCGGTAGTACGGGAGCGGCGACGCGTTGATGAGGACGTCGTGCCCGCCGAGCTCGCCGACCCGGCGGCAGACGTCGAGCGCGAGGGTCTGCGCGAGGCCCCGGCGGCGGTGCGCGGGCACGATGCCGAGCGGCTCGAGCTCCGCCCAGCCGTTGACCTCGTCGAGCCAGGCCGTGCAGGTGCCGGCGAGCGATCCGTCGGGCGCCTCGACGACGAGGTCGAGGTCGCGCCGGTACATGGCGGCGGCGCGCATGGCCGCGTAGCCGTCGGCGTCGAAGCGGCTCTCGGCGTCGGGGTCGATGCCGTCGCCGGATCCGTCGGTGAAGGGGAGGTCGACCGGGCGCCAGGCGACGCGGTGCGCCTCGACGCGGGCCTGCTCCTCGCCGTCCTCGACCGGGCGGATGCGGTAGCCCGCGGGCGGCCGGGCGCCGGTGTCCCGGGCGGCGTGGCGGAGGCCGGCGAGCGGGATCGCCTCGTCGACGAAGCCGCGGGCCG
The genomic region above belongs to Clavibacter phaseoli and contains:
- a CDS encoding GNAT family N-acetyltransferase, whose product is MTRAAAGLIEITGDPADAVRDIPRALSAWFPASTHPGGFAWEAATGQLPGRIAVVRDGAGAVIGWAGSSTDDARVECAPGDDGTTDLLAAWLLDAAGDASVSVAVHRGQDRLRGILTARGFVDEAIPLAGLRHAARDTGARPPAGYRIRPVEDGEEQARVEAHRVAWRPVDLPFTDGSGDGIDPDAESRFDADGYAAMRAAAMYRRDLDLVVEAPDGSLAGTCTAWLDEVNGWAELEPLGIVPAHRRRGLAQTLALDVCRRVGELGGHDVLINASPLPYYRAPWDAYVAAGFAPMDRGARMRPRA